From the genome of Natrinema marinum:
CGGTCGTTTTCTGTTTCGCTTTCACTCATCGTCTGCGCCCTCCACGCTGACGTCGAAGTTCGCCTCGAGGAACGCGATGGCGTCCTCGGGGGTCAGTCGGTGGTTCGACGGGATCGAGCGGGTGGCCTTGTCGCGCTTGGCGATGCGGTAGCCCGGACGCACCAGGTTGACGGTGACGTCCAGCCCGTAGATCCCGACGTTCGGGTCGTACTCCTGGCTGGGGAAGTCGGTGTGTTCCTCGACACCGAAGCTGAAGTTCCCCGTGTCGTCGAACTGCGCCGACGAGATGTTCGCGAGCGGCAGCGCCGTCTCGAGGAACCCGTGGGCGTCGTCGCCGCGGAGGGTGACCTTCGTGCCGATCGGGTCGCCCTGGCGGATGCCGAAGTCGGGTTCGGTCTTCTTCGCCTGGGTCCGGACGCTCTCCTGACCGGTGACCTCCTCGATGATGTCCTCGGCTTTGCCGAGTTCGCGGCCACCTTGCCCGACGCCCATGTGGACGACAACCTTCTCGACGCGCGGTTCGCGCATCTCGTGGAAGTCGCCGCCGGAGTCGCTCTCGCTACTCATCGTCATCACCAGTGAAGTTCTCGTCGATGACGACGACGTACTCCTCGACGGTCTCGAAGCCGCCGTCGTCCGTCGAGACGCCGATTCGGTTCGGACCGCTGCCGGGGGTCACGTCGATCGCGTCGATCTCGCCGATCTTGCCGCCGTGGTTGCCGCGGACGGCGGTCACGAGCGCACCTTCCTCGTAGGGGAAGTGTGCGACGATCGACTTGTCGTCGTTGTCGACGACGATCGAGTCTTTGGTGTCGTACTCGTCTTCGTCGACAATGACGTTCGTCCCGTCGTGCAGCGTCAGCTGGGTGTCGCCGCCCGAAACCTGCTGTTTGCCCTCGATTTTGCCGAGGCGACTCTCGGCGGCGTCCTCGTCGATCTCGGTCAGCGCGAGCCGACCGCCCTCGTCGGGGAAGACGCGGTAGTACTCCCCGCGGGCGGGGAACGCGATGATGTCGAACATGCCGATCGGGCGCTGTTCGTCGTTGATCGGGTCCCCGTTGATCAGGATCGCATCCTCGGAGAGCGCGTATCGAGCTTCCTTCCGGGAGTCCACGTAGCCGAGGACGTCCCGCAGGAGGACGACGAGCGGCACGCCGTCTTCGCCGTGCGGACCGGCGTCGGCCTTGACCGTGAAGGTCTCGGTCTTTCGCTCGACCGGCCAGGACTTCGGTACCGACAGTCGTTTCTGGTGTTTCGTCATTCGCTATCACCTTCGAGTCGCGCCTCGCGACGCTCGTCCTCGAGATCGAGCTCCGTGATCCGGACGTTCGACGGGTCGAGCGGCCGCGGCACCTCTTCGCCGTCGGCCGTCTCGACGGTCACGTCCTCGACGTGGATCGTCCCGTCCTCGAGGATCGCACGCAGGACCTCGCCTTCGTCGCCGGCGTGGTCGCCGCGCATGACCTCGACCGTGTCGCCCGCGTTGACGCGGGTGCGACGGGTGTCGTACTCCTCGCGGAGCTCGTCGGACAGCGTCGCGTGGAGCTGCTTCTGTCGCTTGTGCAGCGGCGCTCGCTCCGTCTGCGTTCGCTGTTTGTGTGGTTGCTTGCTCATATCTATACGATCATCGTCGCCGTGCTGGCGATTGCTCCGAAGCGCTCTGCGACTTCGCGGGCGATCGGCCCCTTGATCTCCGTGCCGCGGGGCTCTTCGTTCTCGTCGATGATGACCGCCGCGTTGTCCTCGAACTTCAGCCGCGTACCGTCGGGCCGGCGGATCGACTTCCGCTGGCGAACGATGACGGCCTCGAGGACCTGTCGGCGCATCTCCGGGGTACCCTTGGTGACCGAAACGGTCACTTTGTCACCGATCCCCGCCTTCGGCTGGCGGTTCTTGGTGCCCTGGTAGCCCGCGACGCTGATGACCTTCAGTTCGCGCGCGCCGGTGTTGTCGGCGCACGTGACCAGCGAGCCCTTCTTCAGGCCCTGCGTGACGTCGGCTTTCATCGCCTCCATCACTCATCACCCTCGTCTTCGTCGGTCGCGAAGTCCTCGTCGGAGAGCTCCGGCTCAGGCTCGGCCTGGCTCGTGAGTTCGGCGAGGTCCTCCGCGGTCGCTTCTTCGGTTACTTCGACGACCACGTGCGATTTCGTCTTCGACAGTGGTCGGGTCTCTGCGATTCTGACCGTGTCACCGACCGAGAGCGGCTCGAGCACGCCCGGCACGTGTGCCGGGATGCGCGAGCGACGCTTCATCTGGCGGTCGTATTTCGGAACCGCCACGTCGTACTCTCGCTCGACGACTACGGTCTTGTCCATGTCCGTCGAGACGACGGTCCCCTCGAGGACCTGTCCTCGAACGGGGAGTTCGCCGTAGAACGGACACTTCTCGTAGTCGTATTCCTCCGGGTTTTCGGGTTCCGGAGGGGTTTCAACGTCTAGTCCTATTGCCATGGTGAATCACCATTCGTCTCCGTGCGTCGGGCGGGTCGTGAGAGCAGCCGCGATCCATCGACCGTAACGTAGGCCACGCCCTCGCCAGCGGCGTGGCGGTGATTCCGGGAGGAATCATCGCCACGATGGCCGGCGGCATCGCCGCCGGCCCGGTCTGTGGCCGCCGATCGCTCGGCAGCCCCAGGTTGAGTGTCGGCCAGTTTGGACGCAGTCCCCGACTCCTTCGCGGAGTCGGCGGCTTCATCTGTGATCGCGAACTCGAACGTCGAGCCCGACTTCGGCACCATGACGACCCGAGACTCGCCGTCTTGACGAACCTCTATCGAGAGGGTTTTGGTCGTCTCGATGACGACGCGGCCCTCCAGACCCACCCGCGCGGAGTCGTCGCTCTCGACGACTCGTACGGGGAGCCCGTTGAGTTCGTGTCGCGGCAGGGTCTCGGGTGTCAGTGCCATCGTTGTGTTACTCTTCGTCCTCGAGGTCGCCTTCCTCACGGGCTTCGCCCGTTCGGATACCGGATCTCATTCGAGATCCCCTTCTTCCCGCTGGATCGTCTTGATCCGCGCGATGGTGCGACCCAGTTCGCCGATGCGACCCGGGTTCTCCGGGGCACCGCCGGCGGCGAGGACGGACTTCTGGTTCAGCAGCTCGGTCTCGAGTTCATCGAGTTCCTCCGCCCGTTCGGCGGGGGTCATGTCGCGGATCTCTTCGACGTGGAGGATCGCCATCAGGCGTCACCTCCCTCGTCTTCGTCTTCCGCTTCCTCGTCTTCCATCTCGGCGACGAGTTCCTCGGCTTCGGCCTCGACGTCCTCCTCGAGTTCCTCGAGTTCTTCCTCGACGCCTTCGTCTTCACCGGGGACCTCGACCTCTTCGAACTCCTCGTCTGCCTCGACTTCCTCTTCGATGACCTCCTCGACGTCCTCGTCGACGGCGTCGACAGCCTCGTCAGACGGGGCCTCGGCACCGCCCTCGGCGGCTTCGGCCGTCTCGGGTTCGCCCTCGAGGAGTTCCTCGACGCCCTCTGCCTCGTTGGCCTCGACGGCGTCGGGGACGAGCTCTTCGGGGTCCATGTCTTCGTTGATCTGGAAGTCGTCGGGGAGCTCGGCGCCCGGCGGGATGATCTTGACGTCGACGCCGATCGTGCCGAGCTTCATGACCGCGACGCCCTGGCCGTGGTCGACGACCTCCTCGGCGGGTTCGCCGTTGTGCTTGATGTAGCCGCGGTTGAACTTCTCGACGCGCGATCGAGCACCCGTGACCTTCCCGGAGAGCACGATCTCGGCGCCGAGCGCGCCGGCTTCCATGATCCGGTCGATCGTCGTGTGACCGGCCTTCCGGAAGTACCAGCCGCGCTCGAGCGCGTTCGCCAGTCGGTCCGCGACGATCCGCGCGTTCAGGTCGGGTTCGTCGACCTCCTGGACGTCGATCTGGGGGTCCTCGAGGTTGAACTTCTCCTCGAGGGCCGTCGTCACTTTCCGAATGTTCTCGCCGCCTTTGCCGATGACCATCCCGGGCTTTTCGGCCTTGAGGACGATCTGGGTTCCCATCGGCGTCTTGGCGACGTCCATGCCACCGTAGCCCGCGCGGCCGAGCTCTTCTTGGAAGAACTCGTCGATCTGGGACCGCTGCAGGCCGTTCTCGATGAATTGATGTTCGTCAGCCATTAGCTCTCGTCCTCCTCGGTTTCGGTCTGTTCTTCGACGACGATCTCGACGTCGACCTGGGGGGTGTTCCACGACGACGCCCGCCCCATCGCGCGGGGCTTGCGACCGACCGACTCGCCGACCTTGTGGGCGGCGACGTGGACGATCTCCATCGACTCGGCGTCGAATCCCTGATGGTCGGCGTTGGCCGCGACGTTCTCGAGTAAGTCGAGGAACTCGCCGGAGACCTTCTCCGGGTACTTGCCGGCGTCCCAGCCCTCGACGTCGGAGCGGTGGCCCGCGCCGGCGTTGTGGGATTTGAAGGGGACCGACTGTACCTCGTCGATCACGTCCTGAAGGTACGCCTGCGCGTCGCCGACGGTTCGGCCCTTGATCTCGCGGGCGACCTCCTTGCTGTGCTTGTGGCTCATATGACGCTCCCGGAGCATGGCTTTCGCCGTGGCGTCCGGGTCCGCGTCGACTGAGTAGTTGATTCCCATGCGTTGATCACTTCAGTGGGACGAACTTCGAGGATCGGGTCGCGCCGATACCGGCCTGCCCGTGCTCGACGGAGGTCCGCGTCAGCTGGAACTCGCCGAGGTAGTGGCCGATCATTTCGGGTTCGACGCGAACGCGCTCGAAGGCCTGTCCGTTGTAGACCTCGAACGTCAGTCCGACGAACTCCGGCAGGATCGGCATGTCCCGCAGGTGCGTTCGGAGCGGGTCGTTCGCCGTCTCCTCTTCGCCGGCTTCGCGGGCCTCCTCGAGCAGTTTCTCCTTCTCGACGGAGAGACCGCGTTCGATACTTCGCCGCTGGCGTGCGGGGAGCAGTTCCACGACCTCGTCGAGCTCTAACTCCTGTAGCTCCTCGAGCGTGTGACCGCGGTAGGTGAACTCACCTTCGCGGCCGGTTCGGTACTCCTGACTCATTTGTTGCCACCTCGACCGGTGCGTCGGGACGAGATGTCACCGACTTTCCGTCCCGGCGGGGCGTCCCGCGAGACGGACTTGGGTTTGCCGGGGTGTTGTCGGCCGCCGCCACCGAACGGGTGGTCGACGGCGTTCATCGCGACACCGCGGACGCGGGGCCACTTCGTGCCCCGGGCCTTCATCTTGTGATACTTGTTGCCGGCCTTGACCATCGGCTTCTCCGTGCGACCGCCGCCGGCGACGACGCCGATCGTGGCGCGACACTGCGGATCGAGGCGCTTGACCTCGCCGCTTGGAAGCTGGACGACCGCGGCGTTGCGGTCGTGGGTGATCAGGTCGGCGTTGGTCCCCGAGGCGCGGGCGAACCGACCGCCGTCGCCCGGGTTCGCCTCGATGTTACAGACCGGGACACCTTCCGGAATCTCGGCCAGCGGAAGCGTGTTACCGGGCTTGATCTCGGCGGAGACGCCGACTTGCAGCTCCTCGCCCACGGTGATGCCTTCGGGCGCGAGGATGAGTCGCTGATCGCCGTCTTCGAACTCGACGGCGGCGACCGGTGCGGATCGGGCCGGGTCGTGTTCGATGTCCACGACCGTCCCGCGCACGATGTCGTCGTCCTCCTCTTTCTTGTGGTCGAGCTTCGCCTTGTACCGGTGGGACGGGGCGCGGAACGTCGAGGTACCGCGACCGCGTCGTTGGCCCTGAATGCGTCGTCCCATGCTCAGAACACCCCGATTCGCGACGCGACTTCCTGTGCGTCGTCCTCCTCGTCGAGGCGGACGATCGCTTTCTTTTTACCCTTCATCGTTACCTGCGTGTTGATGTTCTGTACCGTGATCTCGAACCGTTCTTCGACCTCGTCCCGAATCTCGGGCTTGGTCGCGTCCGGGTTGACGACGAACTGGAGCTTGTTCTCGAAGTCCATGTCGTTCATCGCCTTCTCGGTCACGAGGGGGTGTTCGATGACACTCATCGGTCGGCCACCTCCTCGAGCGCGCTTTCAGTCCAGACGGTCAGCCGTCCGGGCTGTGCGCCGGGCGCGAGATCCTCGGCGTTGACTTCGGCAGCCGTCGTCACGTCGGCACCCGCGAGGTTCCGGGCCGCACGGGACGGGCCGGACTCGCTCGAGGTGACGAAGAGGATCGACTTCGGCTGCTTGTACTTCCGGCCGCGGGTCTTCCCGCGACCCGAGCGGATGCTGCGACCCTCGTCGGCGCGGTCGACGTCGTCCGCGAGGCCCGCTGCCTCGAGGAAGTCGACGACCTCGCGCGTTTTCTCGAGGTCTTCGAACTCGTCGTCGACGACGACCGGAATCTCGGCGTCGTCGTCGAACTCGTGGCCGCGTTCGGCGACGAGATCGGCGTCGGTCGTCGCAGCGACGGCGCTGCGGACGGCCAGTTTCTTTGCTTTCGTGTTGATCGATTCGGACTGGTCTTTCTCGGCTTTCGGCGG
Proteins encoded in this window:
- a CDS encoding 50S ribosomal protein L22 → MGINYSVDADPDATAKAMLRERHMSHKHSKEVAREIKGRTVGDAQAYLQDVIDEVQSVPFKSHNAGAGHRSDVEGWDAGKYPEKVSGEFLDLLENVAANADHQGFDAESMEIVHVAAHKVGESVGRKPRAMGRASSWNTPQVDVEIVVEEQTETEEDES
- a CDS encoding 30S ribosomal protein S3; this translates as MADEHQFIENGLQRSQIDEFFQEELGRAGYGGMDVAKTPMGTQIVLKAEKPGMVIGKGGENIRKVTTALEEKFNLEDPQIDVQEVDEPDLNARIVADRLANALERGWYFRKAGHTTIDRIMEAGALGAEIVLSGKVTGARSRVEKFNRGYIKHNGEPAEEVVDHGQGVAVMKLGTIGVDVKIIPPGAELPDDFQINEDMDPEELVPDAVEANEAEGVEELLEGEPETAEAAEGGAEAPSDEAVDAVDEDVEEVIEEEVEADEEFEEVEVPGEDEGVEEELEELEEDVEAEAEELVAEMEDEEAEDEDEGGDA
- a CDS encoding 30S ribosomal protein S19, whose amino-acid sequence is MSQEYRTGREGEFTYRGHTLEELQELELDEVVELLPARQRRSIERGLSVEKEKLLEEAREAGEEETANDPLRTHLRDMPILPEFVGLTFEVYNGQAFERVRVEPEMIGHYLGEFQLTRTSVEHGQAGIGATRSSKFVPLK
- a CDS encoding 50S ribosomal protein L5, producing the protein MSSESDSGGDFHEMREPRVEKVVVHMGVGQGGRELGKAEDIIEEVTGQESVRTQAKKTEPDFGIRQGDPIGTKVTLRGDDAHGFLETALPLANISSAQFDDTGNFSFGVEEHTDFPSQEYDPNVGIYGLDVTVNLVRPGYRIAKRDKATRSIPSNHRLTPEDAIAFLEANFDVSVEGADDE
- the rpl4p gene encoding 50S ribosomal protein L4; the protein is MDATVRDLDGSDAGTVELPAVFETQYRPDLIARAVRVAQANRKQDYGADEFAGLRTPAESFGSGRGMAHVPRQEGRGRRVPQTVKGRKAHPPKAEKDQSESINTKAKKLAVRSAVAATTDADLVAERGHEFDDDAEIPVVVDDEFEDLEKTREVVDFLEAAGLADDVDRADEGRSIRSGRGKTRGRKYKQPKSILFVTSSESGPSRAARNLAGADVTTAAEVNAEDLAPGAQPGRLTVWTESALEEVADR
- the rplX gene encoding 50S ribosomal protein L24; its protein translation is MSKQPHKQRTQTERAPLHKRQKQLHATLSDELREEYDTRRTRVNAGDTVEVMRGDHAGDEGEVLRAILEDGTIHVEDVTVETADGEEVPRPLDPSNVRITELDLEDERREARLEGDSE
- a CDS encoding ribonuclease P protein component 1, translated to MALTPETLPRHELNGLPVRVVESDDSARVGLEGRVVIETTKTLSIEVRQDGESRVVMVPKSGSTFEFAITDEAADSAKESGTASKLADTQPGAAERSAATDRAGGDAAGHRGDDSSRNHRHAAGEGVAYVTVDGSRLLSRPARRTETNGDSPWQ
- the rpmC gene encoding 50S ribosomal protein L29, which produces MAILHVEEIRDMTPAERAEELDELETELLNQKSVLAAGGAPENPGRIGELGRTIARIKTIQREEGDLE
- a CDS encoding 50S ribosomal protein L14, translating into MEAMKADVTQGLKKGSLVTCADNTGARELKVISVAGYQGTKNRQPKAGIGDKVTVSVTKGTPEMRRQVLEAVIVRQRKSIRRPDGTRLKFEDNAAVIIDENEEPRGTEIKGPIAREVAERFGAIASTATMIV
- a CDS encoding 50S ribosomal protein L2; the protein is MGRRIQGQRRGRGTSTFRAPSHRYKAKLDHKKEEDDDIVRGTVVDIEHDPARSAPVAAVEFEDGDQRLILAPEGITVGEELQVGVSAEIKPGNTLPLAEIPEGVPVCNIEANPGDGGRFARASGTNADLITHDRNAAVVQLPSGEVKRLDPQCRATIGVVAGGGRTEKPMVKAGNKYHKMKARGTKWPRVRGVAMNAVDHPFGGGGRQHPGKPKSVSRDAPPGRKVGDISSRRTGRGGNK
- a CDS encoding 30S ribosomal protein S4e, which produces MTKHQKRLSVPKSWPVERKTETFTVKADAGPHGEDGVPLVVLLRDVLGYVDSRKEARYALSEDAILINGDPINDEQRPIGMFDIIAFPARGEYYRVFPDEGGRLALTEIDEDAAESRLGKIEGKQQVSGGDTQLTLHDGTNVIVDEDEYDTKDSIVVDNDDKSIVAHFPYEEGALVTAVRGNHGGKIGEIDAIDVTPGSGPNRIGVSTDDGGFETVEEYVVVIDENFTGDDDE
- a CDS encoding 50S ribosomal protein L23, coding for MSVIEHPLVTEKAMNDMDFENKLQFVVNPDATKPEIRDEVEERFEITVQNINTQVTMKGKKKAIVRLDEEDDAQEVASRIGVF
- a CDS encoding 30S ribosomal protein S17: MAIGLDVETPPEPENPEEYDYEKCPFYGELPVRGQVLEGTVVSTDMDKTVVVEREYDVAVPKYDRQMKRRSRIPAHVPGVLEPLSVGDTVRIAETRPLSKTKSHVVVEVTEEATAEDLAELTSQAEPEPELSDEDFATDEDEGDE